One region of Micromonospora ureilytica genomic DNA includes:
- a CDS encoding YgjV family protein: MNWLDLVGWAGSAVLVWSLLQSRILRLRALNLVGCFVLIGYNAAIEVWPGVGLNVVLAVINIWYLRGMLATRHDEKTYQVVEVGVGDQFLAHTLRVHATDIARFNPDFHWDPAASGRSAFLVVTADEVVGVVLSHAEAPGVAQIDLDYVTPKFRDFTPGEFVYRRSHLFTERGFHRVVSPPRMVAPYYHRLGFRPEGDSYVLDLPASPSTATA; this comes from the coding sequence GTGAACTGGTTGGATCTCGTCGGCTGGGCCGGCTCCGCGGTGCTGGTCTGGTCGCTGCTGCAGTCGCGCATCCTGCGGTTGCGGGCGCTCAACCTCGTCGGCTGCTTCGTGCTGATCGGCTACAACGCCGCGATCGAGGTCTGGCCCGGGGTCGGGCTCAACGTCGTGCTCGCGGTGATCAACATCTGGTACCTGCGCGGGATGCTCGCCACCCGGCACGACGAGAAGACCTACCAGGTGGTGGAGGTCGGTGTCGGGGACCAGTTCCTCGCGCACACGCTGCGGGTGCACGCCACTGACATCGCCCGGTTCAACCCCGACTTCCACTGGGACCCGGCCGCGTCGGGGCGCTCGGCGTTCCTCGTGGTCACGGCCGACGAGGTGGTCGGGGTGGTGCTGTCCCACGCCGAGGCGCCCGGTGTCGCCCAGATCGATCTGGACTACGTGACCCCGAAGTTCCGTGACTTCACCCCGGGCGAGTTCGTCTACCGGCGCAGCCACCTCTTCACCGAGCGCGGCTTCCACCGGGTGGTCAGCCCGCCCCGGATGGTCGCCCCCTACTACCACCGTCTCGGCTTCCGACCGGAGGGCGACTCGTACGTCCTCGACCTGCCGGCGTCACCGAGCACCGCGACGGCGTAG
- a CDS encoding GNAT family N-acetyltransferase, whose product MTSALLLRPVREDDLVEFFLHQQDPEANRMAAFGPKDPSDHREFAAHWARVLTNPANLVRTVEVDGDVVGYVSAFPVEGQTEVSYWIDPARWGRGHATAALAALLRELPRPIHARAAKDNAASLAVLRKCGFVVVGEDSGYANGRGEDVEEWLLELPADGPDLGGH is encoded by the coding sequence ATGACCTCCGCACTGCTGCTACGCCCGGTCCGTGAGGACGATCTCGTCGAGTTCTTCCTGCACCAGCAGGACCCGGAGGCCAACCGGATGGCCGCGTTCGGCCCCAAGGACCCGTCCGACCACCGGGAGTTCGCCGCGCACTGGGCCCGGGTGCTCACCAACCCGGCGAACCTGGTCCGCACCGTCGAGGTCGACGGCGACGTGGTCGGCTACGTGAGCGCCTTTCCGGTCGAGGGGCAGACCGAGGTCAGCTACTGGATCGACCCGGCGCGCTGGGGCCGGGGTCACGCCACGGCGGCCCTGGCCGCCCTGCTGCGCGAGCTGCCCCGGCCGATCCACGCCCGCGCCGCCAAGGACAACGCCGCCTCCCTCGCGGTGCTCCGCAAGTGCGGGTTCGTGGTGGTCGGTGAAGACTCGGGGTACGCCAACGGCCGCGGCGAAGACGTCGAGGAGTGGCTGCTCGAGCTGCCCGCCGATGGCCCTGACCTGGGCGGGCACTAG
- a CDS encoding PaaI family thioesterase, with amino-acid sequence MEIPDLTGGFVALLGLKFEEASANRVVVSWQVRPELHQPFGIQHGGVYCAVVESAASVGGALWLADRGTVVGVSNQTDFLRAVRDGELTAVGTPVHRGRSQQLWQVEITDADERLVARGQVRLQNLSRD; translated from the coding sequence ATGGAGATTCCGGATCTGACGGGCGGTTTCGTCGCCCTGCTCGGCCTCAAGTTCGAGGAGGCGAGCGCCAACCGGGTGGTCGTCAGCTGGCAGGTCCGCCCCGAGCTGCACCAGCCGTTCGGCATCCAGCACGGCGGGGTGTACTGCGCCGTCGTGGAGTCCGCGGCCAGCGTGGGCGGCGCCCTCTGGTTGGCCGACCGGGGCACGGTGGTCGGGGTGTCGAACCAGACGGACTTCCTACGCGCCGTCCGGGACGGCGAGCTGACCGCCGTCGGCACCCCTGTGCATCGGGGCCGCAGCCAGCAGCTCTGGCAGGTCGAGATCACCGACGCCGACGAGCGGCTGGTCGCCCGTGGTCAGGTCCGTTTGCAGAACCTCTCCCGCGACTGA
- a CDS encoding ArsR/SmtB family transcription factor: MTSLEERLAALEAQVAALIERPTAPAPTPTPSEGTFWALDGLKQRLPADGTGAVLYTGTVRVADQHYDWQYGRTVDDLLSADWTELASTLSALAHPVRLRLLREVLGGRQSTSELAEIEELGTTGQLHHHLRQITAAGWLRSAGRGRYAVPAERVVPLLAILTAAGR; encoded by the coding sequence ATGACCTCTCTAGAGGAGCGGCTCGCCGCATTGGAAGCACAGGTCGCCGCGTTGATCGAGCGTCCGACGGCGCCAGCGCCAACGCCGACCCCGTCCGAGGGCACCTTCTGGGCCCTCGACGGCCTCAAGCAACGACTGCCGGCCGACGGCACAGGCGCGGTCCTCTACACCGGCACCGTCCGCGTCGCCGACCAGCACTACGACTGGCAGTACGGCCGCACCGTCGACGACCTGCTCTCCGCCGACTGGACCGAGCTGGCCAGCACCCTCTCCGCGCTGGCCCACCCGGTGCGGCTGCGGCTGCTACGGGAGGTCCTCGGCGGTCGGCAGAGCACCAGCGAGCTGGCCGAGATCGAGGAGTTGGGCACCACCGGCCAACTGCATCACCACCTGCGCCAGATCACCGCCGCCGGTTGGCTGCGCAGCGCCGGCCGAGGCCGGTACGCGGTCCCGGCCGAACGCGTGGTGCCGCTGCTGGCCATCCTCACCGCCGCTGGCCGTTGA
- the tyrS gene encoding tyrosine--tRNA ligase yields MTDSSPPPPGRDSLTDDLLWRGLIQDSTGLDELRELLDGGAVATYYVGFDPTAPSLHVGNLMQVLMARRLQLAGHRPLLLVGGATGQIGDPKESAERALNPLDVIAGWVERIREQLAPFVSYTGDNAAQLVNNLDWTGEMSIVEFLRDVGKHFPVNKMLAREVVRARLETGISFTEFSYQLLQANDFYELHRRHGCQLQFGGSDQWGNITAGVDYVRRRGAGPVQAFTTPLVTKADGTKFGKSEGGAVWLDPTMTSPYAFYQFWLNVEDQEVDRYLRYFSFRSRDELEELAKATAERPAARLAQRALAEELTTLVHGADETRQAIAASQALFGRGSLDELAPETLRAALTEAGLVRLSGELPDVAGLLRDSGLVSGLKEARRVIAEGGAYVNNNRVTAVDAGVSPADLLHGRYLVLRRGKRSFAGVELGE; encoded by the coding sequence GTGACCGACAGCAGCCCTCCGCCGCCCGGGCGGGACTCCCTGACCGACGACCTGCTCTGGCGTGGCCTGATACAGGACTCGACCGGCCTCGACGAGCTGCGCGAGCTGCTCGACGGTGGAGCGGTCGCCACCTATTACGTGGGCTTCGACCCCACCGCTCCGAGCCTGCACGTCGGCAACCTCATGCAGGTCCTCATGGCCCGCCGGCTGCAACTCGCCGGCCACCGCCCGCTGCTGTTGGTCGGCGGGGCCACCGGTCAGATCGGTGACCCGAAGGAGAGCGCCGAACGCGCACTCAACCCACTCGACGTGATCGCCGGCTGGGTCGAGCGGATCCGCGAGCAGCTCGCGCCCTTCGTGTCGTACACCGGCGACAACGCGGCCCAGTTGGTCAACAACCTGGACTGGACCGGCGAGATGTCGATCGTCGAGTTCCTCCGCGACGTGGGCAAACACTTCCCGGTCAACAAGATGCTGGCGCGGGAGGTGGTGCGGGCCCGGCTGGAGACCGGCATCAGCTTCACCGAGTTCAGTTACCAGCTGTTGCAGGCCAACGACTTCTACGAGCTGCACCGCCGGCACGGCTGTCAGCTCCAGTTCGGTGGCTCCGACCAGTGGGGCAACATCACCGCCGGCGTCGACTACGTCCGGCGCCGAGGTGCCGGGCCGGTGCAGGCGTTCACCACCCCCCTGGTCACCAAGGCCGACGGCACGAAGTTCGGCAAGAGCGAGGGCGGCGCCGTCTGGCTGGATCCCACGATGACCAGCCCGTACGCCTTCTACCAGTTCTGGCTCAACGTCGAGGACCAGGAGGTCGACCGCTACCTGCGGTACTTCAGCTTCCGCAGCCGCGACGAGTTGGAAGAGCTGGCAAAGGCCACCGCCGAGCGGCCAGCGGCCCGTCTGGCGCAGCGGGCGCTCGCCGAGGAGCTGACCACCCTGGTGCACGGCGCCGACGAGACCCGGCAGGCGATCGCCGCCAGCCAGGCGCTCTTCGGCCGCGGATCGTTGGACGAGCTGGCGCCGGAGACTCTGCGCGCAGCCCTGACCGAGGCGGGTCTCGTACGCCTCTCCGGCGAATTGCCGGATGTGGCAGGTCTACTGCGGGACTCCGGGCTGGTGAGTGGTCTCAAGGAGGCCCGTCGGGTGATCGCCGAGGGCGGCGCCTACGTCAACAACAATCGGGTGACCGCCGTGGACGCTGGGGTGTCGCCGGCCGATCTGCTGCATGGGCGATACCTGGTGCTGCGACGCGGGAAGCGTTCGTTCGCGGGCGTTGAGCTGGGTGAATAG
- a CDS encoding hemolysin family protein codes for MQSYGSQLALVGVLVVINALFAGSEMALVSLRDSQIQRLERTSRAGRVLARLAKDPNRFLATIQIGITLAGFLASAAAAVSLAKPLVPLLGVFGGAAETAAIVMVTLALTFVTLVFGELAPKRIAMQSAERWALLVARPLDLLASLTRPAVWALGATSDVVVRLVGLNPKHQPEEIGPDELRDIVAGNHGFTKEQRTIIAGAVEIADRRLRAVLVPRLQVFTLDSGTTAEAARLVLAATGHSRAPVVRHGGLDDTAGVIHLRDLVGVPDDRPVDEIARPPMLLPDSLPVVDALRQFKAERQHIALVVDERGAVDGIVTLEDILEEIVGEIYDETDRDVRSVRRDPDGALLLPGTFPVHDLTDIGVELPSRPAGDYTTVAGLVLARLGHIPTVAGEDVTLDGWVLVVAGIDHRAITEVRLSRVPDDTDTDADQAAEPVLDEARS; via the coding sequence GTGCAGAGCTACGGGAGCCAACTGGCCCTGGTCGGAGTCCTGGTCGTGATCAACGCGCTCTTCGCGGGCAGCGAGATGGCGTTGGTGTCGCTGCGGGACAGCCAGATCCAGCGGCTGGAGCGCACCAGCCGGGCCGGGCGGGTGCTGGCCCGGCTCGCCAAGGACCCGAACCGCTTCCTGGCCACCATCCAGATCGGCATCACCCTCGCCGGTTTCCTGGCCTCCGCCGCCGCGGCGGTCTCGCTGGCCAAACCCCTGGTGCCCCTGCTCGGGGTGTTCGGCGGCGCCGCCGAGACGGCGGCGATCGTGATGGTCACCCTGGCGCTGACCTTCGTCACCCTGGTCTTCGGCGAGCTGGCGCCCAAGCGGATCGCCATGCAGTCCGCCGAGCGGTGGGCGCTGCTGGTGGCCCGCCCACTCGACCTGCTCGCGAGCCTCACCCGGCCGGCCGTCTGGGCGCTCGGCGCCACCAGCGACGTGGTGGTCCGCCTGGTCGGGCTCAACCCCAAACACCAGCCGGAGGAGATCGGCCCGGACGAACTGCGCGACATCGTCGCCGGCAACCACGGCTTCACCAAGGAACAGCGCACCATCATCGCGGGCGCCGTGGAGATCGCCGACCGGCGGTTGCGGGCTGTCCTCGTACCCCGGTTGCAGGTCTTCACGCTCGACAGCGGGACCACCGCGGAGGCCGCGCGGCTCGTGCTGGCCGCCACCGGGCACTCCCGTGCTCCGGTGGTGCGCCACGGCGGCCTGGACGACACGGCCGGGGTGATCCACCTGCGTGACCTGGTGGGTGTGCCCGACGACCGCCCGGTCGACGAGATCGCCCGACCGCCGATGCTGCTGCCCGACTCGCTACCGGTGGTGGACGCGCTGCGCCAGTTCAAGGCCGAGCGTCAGCACATCGCGCTGGTCGTGGACGAGCGCGGCGCCGTCGACGGCATCGTGACACTGGAGGACATTCTGGAGGAGATCGTCGGCGAGATCTACGACGAGACCGACCGGGATGTGCGCTCGGTGCGCCGCGACCCCGACGGCGCGCTGCTGCTGCCCGGCACCTTCCCGGTGCACGACCTCACGGACATCGGCGTGGAGCTGCCGTCGCGCCCCGCCGGTGACTACACGACCGTCGCCGGGCTGGTGCTGGCCCGGCTCGGGCACATCCCCACCGTCGCCGGCGAGGACGTCACGCTGGACGGCTGGGTGCTGGTGGTGGCCGGCATCGACCACCGGGCGATCACCGAGGTACGACTGAGCCGGGTACCCGATGACACCGACACCGACGCCGACCAGGCCGCGGAGCCGGTGCTGGACGAGGCCCGCAGCTGA
- a CDS encoding serine hydrolase domain-containing protein, giving the protein MRRTTVTALVVALIAGLVGVALMPRVPRLGAQTSGDRDLAAAARSAASDPSGHRGLAVALVENGRIRTAGLGDRDPAGRPVEPGTPFEIGSVTKAFTGMLLADQAAAGNVHPDDTLGATWPTTTGPARDVTLAELASHRAGLPRVALGSPLAWARMLWSNVSGGNPYAEQDVDTVRAAADRATPGDGRGEVHYSNFGVSVLGHALAAKAGVAYPDLLQARLLRPLGMTATVVAAQADGLPAERAHGSRAAGRPLDPWTGAGYAPAGTGAWSTAEDLARLAAATLAGTASGADAATARFREDGDTRIGYGWFTTRHGDREVVWHNGATSGFRSYVGFERATGRAVVVLGNTDKGVEPIGLRLLGVPQEEAEAAAPVAPVWIGIGLAVAFTFLGGLSLLGTARRRELDRVTLLAATVWGVAYLALGHRMGDWSVVPAWLWPVGAGLSAVGIAQAAARWRALPTVDAKVPWRRVLSVASSLVAAALAVAAVVA; this is encoded by the coding sequence ATGCGCCGAACGACCGTCACCGCCCTCGTCGTCGCGCTGATCGCCGGCCTGGTCGGGGTGGCGCTGATGCCCCGTGTGCCCCGACTGGGCGCGCAGACCAGTGGCGATCGCGACCTGGCCGCAGCCGCACGGTCGGCCGCGTCCGATCCGTCGGGGCACCGGGGGCTCGCCGTCGCCCTGGTGGAGAACGGCCGGATCCGCACCGCCGGCCTGGGTGACCGGGATCCCGCCGGTCGACCCGTCGAGCCCGGCACCCCCTTCGAGATCGGCTCGGTCACCAAGGCGTTCACCGGCATGCTCCTCGCCGACCAGGCCGCCGCCGGCAACGTCCATCCCGACGACACGCTCGGCGCCACCTGGCCCACGACCACCGGTCCCGCCCGCGACGTGACCCTCGCCGAATTGGCCAGCCACCGTGCCGGCCTGCCCCGGGTGGCCCTCGGCTCCCCGCTGGCCTGGGCACGCATGCTGTGGTCCAACGTCTCCGGTGGCAACCCGTACGCCGAGCAGGACGTCGACACCGTCCGCGCTGCCGCCGACCGGGCCACCCCCGGTGACGGGCGCGGTGAGGTCCACTACTCCAACTTCGGGGTGTCAGTGCTGGGCCACGCGCTCGCCGCGAAGGCCGGCGTCGCATACCCCGACCTGCTCCAGGCGCGGCTGCTGCGGCCACTCGGCATGACCGCCACCGTGGTCGCCGCCCAGGCCGACGGCCTGCCGGCCGAACGCGCCCACGGCAGTCGGGCCGCCGGCAGACCGCTCGACCCGTGGACGGGCGCCGGGTACGCCCCGGCCGGCACCGGCGCCTGGTCCACGGCGGAGGATCTGGCCCGGTTGGCCGCCGCGACCCTCGCGGGCACCGCGTCGGGCGCCGACGCCGCCACCGCCCGCTTCCGCGAGGACGGCGACACCCGCATCGGGTACGGCTGGTTCACCACCCGGCACGGTGACCGCGAGGTGGTGTGGCACAACGGCGCGACCAGCGGATTCCGGTCATACGTCGGCTTCGAACGGGCCACCGGCAGAGCGGTCGTGGTGCTCGGCAACACCGACAAGGGTGTGGAACCGATCGGTCTGCGGCTGCTCGGAGTGCCGCAGGAGGAGGCTGAGGCGGCAGCCCCGGTCGCCCCGGTCTGGATTGGTATCGGCCTCGCGGTGGCCTTCACCTTCCTCGGCGGCCTGTCACTGCTCGGCACCGCCCGCCGCCGCGAACTGGACCGGGTGACGCTGCTGGCCGCGACGGTGTGGGGGGTGGCCTACCTCGCCCTGGGGCACCGGATGGGGGACTGGTCGGTGGTGCCGGCCTGGCTGTGGCCGGTCGGGGCCGGTCTGTCCGCGGTGGGAATCGCCCAGGCGGCGGCCCGGTGGCGCGCACTGCCGACGGTCGACGCGAAGGTGCCGTGGCGTCGCGTGCTGTCGGTGGCGAGTTCCCTGGTGGCCGCCGCGCTGGCCGTCGCGGCCGTCGTCGCCTGA